CAtctctcacaaaaaaaaaaacaaaaaactcaaGCACTTACTTTTCCCTTCACTTTGTTTAactcttctctctctattttttttctctctcggTACTCAAAACATAAAACTCTGATACCACTTTGTTAAACTAATCTTATGcacacaaaatatttttctgtgAATTATACTTCACTACCTTTCATTAGTTGAATAAGGCCATTAAAATAGTCATacaaaaacagaataaaaattgttacgtagagaaatataaaaactatacaatgaaaaaaatatccCCATCCCttgaaattaacaaaataaaaaattacatttttaaccctttttaaatttaagtttatttaacactTACTTAGTCATTATGCTGAATATGAACACTACATGATAAATTCGAAAAGACTTTTCGGCCAAACTACATTTAATAAATGagattttaggtttaatttttcTGAATGAATAAACgcaattgaatttaatttagcATATTTTGTACAATTTAAGTTTAACTATGATAATTCAATAATTTCATATCGGTAGGATAattcttgaaaataaataatgatttatttaacTTTGACATTTGAGTTGTACtagtttaatataaaacatttgtttacTAAAACGAGTGAACATGATGATCAAGCATTTAACAAGTTCAAATAGTTCATATCACTCACCTCGTATATACCTTTGTTTTCAGACTTTGAATAGCGATGGAAGAGAACTTGTGGAACAAGCAGGGAAGCTCGACCCGGTTATTGGATAAGATGAGGAAATACAAAGGGTTGTGAGGATTTTATCTAGAAGGACGAAAAAATAACCCAGTTTTGATTGGGGAACCCGGGGTGGGAAAAACTGTTGTGGTTGAAGGGTTGGCTGAGACGATCGTTAAAGGAGATGTTCCTAGTAATCTTGCTGATGTTAGGCTCATTGCATTGGACATGAGTGTGTTGGTTGCAGGTGCGAAGTATAGAGGGGAGTTTGAGGAGCGATTGAAGGCAATTTTGAAGGAGGTGGAAGAGGCTGAGGAGAaagttattatgtttattaatgAGATTCATTTGGTTCTTGGTGCTTGAAAAGGTGAGGGTTCCAAGGATGCTACAAATTTGTTTTAAGCCTATGTTTGCGTGGGGTCAGTTGAGGTGCATTGGCGCCACCATGCTTCAGGAGTATAGGAAGTATGTAGAGAAAGATGCAACCTTTAAAAGAAGGTTTCAGCAAGTGTACATGGCGAAACCAAGTGTTGCTGATATTGTAAGTATATCTTGGGATCCAAGTAGAACCTTCATCTACAAACACCAATTGTCGTAATTCATTTTTTGCAACAATTGTGGCACAATTATTCTTGTATGATATATAAATGAAGAGACCTTGTGGAACAAGCAGGGAAGCTCGACCCGGTTATTGGAAGGGATGAGGAAATACGAAGGGTTGTGAGGATTTTATCTAGAAGGACGAAAAATAACCCAATTTTGATTGGTGAACCCAGTATGGGAAAACCTGTTGTGGTTGAAGGGTTGGTTGAGAGGATCGTTAAAGGAGATGTTCCTAGTAATCTTGCTGATGTTAGGTTCATTGCATTGGACATGGGTGTGTTGGTTGCGGGCGCGAAGTATAGAGGGGAGTTTGAGGAGCGGTTGAAGACAATTTTGAAGGAGGTGAAAGAGGCTGCGGAGAAAGTTATTTTGTTCATTGATGAGATTCATTTAGTTCTTGGTGTTAAGGGTTCCATGAATGTTGCTAATTTCTTTAAGCTTATGCTTGTGTAGGGTCAGTTGAGGTGCATTAGCACCACCACGTTTGAGGAGTATAAAAAGTATCTAAAGAAAGATGCAACCTTTGAAAAAAGGTTTCAATAGGCGTAGGTGACGGAACTAAGTGTTGTTGATACTATAAGTATATCTTGGGATTTAAGAAGAACCTTCATACATATCCTCAAAAGTTCATACATATCCTTGATTAATCTTATTGATGGAGGGCGGAAGTAGAGAGACACACAACTTAAGTGGGAAAATAGAAAGCTTATTTTATTGGAAGTAGAAGGAATGAATTAATCTACTTGGTGCAGGGCAGAAGTGGAGAGCCACACAACTTGGTGTGAAAGAAGGCATATTTATCGAATCTATGCAATTCCCCACCCTNTGGTATTTGGCCCTTNNACTGAGGATTATAANTGANGTTCAACTGCTGCAAATTTTCCACTTTGGTCAACGCCACTGGAAGGCTTCCATAAATCTTATTGTGATTGATATCAAACCAAATCAAGGTTTTCTTCGGAAACGTCACAGGAGACAGATCAAAGGAGAAGGCGTTCCTAGAAAGGTCAAGTATCTGAGTCTTTTTCTTGCTCTCGAAAAGAAATGAAGCATCGCCTACGAAGTTATTCCTTGACAAGTCTATCCTGTCTGGGTCTAGGTTGCCCAAGTAAGGGGGAATGGCCCTAGAAAGTTAGTTGTGAGAGAGTTGAAGATCTGGCCCGGGCTTCTTGAAGGAGCCGAAAGAGGCCGGGATTGGACCCGTCAATTTGTTCCTGTCCAACTGTAGAGACCCAAGATTAGGGAGCTGGGAAAGTGAGCTGGGAATGGAGCCCGAGAGGTTGTTAAAGGAAAGGGCGATCGACTCAAGGCTCTTAACCTGGCCCAGAAATTTAGGTATCGGGCCTGAGAGACCAGTATTGGTGATAGAGAGTTGTTTCAATTTGGTGAGTTTGGTGATGGTTGTCGGAATGGGGCCGACGAGTTTTGGGAGCTTGTGAAAGGTAAGGTACTCGAGGTAAGGGAGGTCACCCACAAAGGATGGTGTTGGGCCAGTGAGATTGGTGTCTGGAACTGAGGATTTTAGGGAATACTTTGTAGATATCGTTATTTCCATCGTCACACCTGACACAGTACCAGTGACAGCAATCTTCTTCTGGGTTCCAAGAAGCTAGGAAGTAAGGGTTGTTGAGTTCCTTTTTGAAGTGGAGGAGCACCTTCTTGTCCTGTGGGTGGCACCACTCCGATACTGCAACTGGAAATGGGGACAACACTAGGACGCATAGTCCTATTAACATTAACAGGCTTCACATTTTGTTTATGAATGTGAAGTCACAAGTTGTGGTACAGAGGTACATCGACATGCTTTTGATTCCTCTTATTTTAAACAACGATCAACGgaacaagataaaataagacTTAAGATTACGAATTAAATAATTCTACACTAGACTTCAGGATTTTCGCCGTCCAAAGCTTGCTCCAACGAACATTCTTCAacttctgctcacacccacaaggtgatcattgcaaggACAAAAACGATCGAACGAAAAAcatgacaagaagaaaataagggtaagctagtgtaatttaattaatcaagttAACATTCCATTCACACAACATATAATACATTCTTACATATAATGGAATCATATAATCATGTTCTGACCGACCACTTTACANTGACTATACGGACAATATGAATATGTAGCTTGTGGTCGTTCGTGCACcaatcagctgccacccgaggttaacCCGTTATACCTCACCTAAGGACCCCCCCCCCCCTACCCCTTAGACTAGGGCCTCCTgccattctcaccacatgacttaCCCATCTCTATTTGAGAACGGGTAATCATTAGACCAAACACATATAAGATCAAGACTAAGACTAAACCGAACTCTATTTTCAATCAGGTATTAACATGAGACCGATCGGTCATTAACTGCAATCCCTTACAGAAGAGAATTCAGTCAAGACCGAACATACTAGGGaaaaaccgaacggtcatgaaTGACCCTTGGTCACAGTTacaaaattctgcagaatttaaCAGAGTTACGACTAACCCTATTACTACccatttcttataaatttatcaatCATTAACACATTCAAATAACATGCAACATCACAATATCAATAAATTCATCAACATACAATCACTCAAACATACCATATCCCAGCCaacaaatcataattaaattacaagcttcccttacctcttgACCGGACAGATGCTCACTCAACCACAGGATGCATTTCCCTCAACACCAAATTTTTCTAGAATACCTATAACCCATCGAACAAGACAGAAATACCAAAACATGATCAGGATTTTGTGGAGATGAAACTGATCAGGACAGAAATACCAGAACTTTGGTTTGCATGTTCCCGAAAACATGTTTCTcatgaagaagatgaacttACCAATGCCGAACGACGATTTGATCGATGCAAACGAAAGTCTTTTACACTAGGAAAGCTTAGACATGATCTGTTTGGTGATCGAAAGTAAAGAGGATGAGAATTTGAGAAGAGGAGACTAAGGAATTTAGAGAGAagctagagagaaggaggagaaaatgaaattatgaagGTTGGAGAAGAAGGGTGCATGCAGAAGAAGTGGTACCAGAATTTGAAATCCCAACTTAAATACTACCGTCAAAACCGAGCGGTCCACTCCTTTGCAGCCACCTGTTTTCCACTTTCTGAATTCCACATTCTCTCTGGTTGCCACATGGATCCCTGAGAAATTAAGGGAATCTGACAGTTGTTATAAAACTGAGAAACTAAATCAGactaaagttttgaaaagagattaatttttatttttattaaaaattaagggactaaaaatatatttaatctttatctttttctttaaaatttaaattattgttataattttcaagaaaactctttatacatttcaaaatatgcaccatacaattttaaaatgatatttagaaTCTAAGTTAAACTACTTTACCGgcaatgaataaaagaaaagtaaaaatgatattttaacctAATTTTTTAGGTTTggcatttaaaataaaattttataaaaatgggtactttaattcaaaaattagaaacatAGGATAAGTGACTTAAAATCTATAGTAGAAGAATAAGTTGAAATCGTGAGgactttcaaattaaaatcactGTTAGAAAAGATGACTACTTCATAAAATTACGAAAAAGTGAAGTTGTCAGAACTAATGACAACTTTTTTGTAAACTTATACGAAAAGGTGAAGTTGTCAGAACTAATGACAACTTTTTTGTAAACTTATACGAAAAGGTGAAGTTGTCAGAACTAATGACAACTTTTTTGTAAACTTATTGAACGAAAGTTAGTAGGAATGCTCACAACTTTCAATTTATAGGATGTTGTCTGAAGTAGTGGTAACTTTTAATTAACCAAATTTATCTTGACTCATGACAACttcaattcataattttttgttgaaatcGAGTTTATCGATCTTGATGAGCTTCTCCTTTGTTGTTGAGTTGAAATCGAGCCTACCGAGTTTTTCGAACAAAAACTCAGTCTGTTGAGCACTCTTCTGTTGTTGAATCTATCGAGCTGAAACCGAActttacttttatgtttttcatatatagattaaatacttttttttgttcTAGTTTTGGTTGGTAacattcgaaatggtccccatttgtttttttgttcacTTTAATCCTACaaaacgtaatttgtgttcaatttagtcatttttatgtaatttgtgTCCacaaaaaaggactaaattgaacacaaattacgttctttaggactactttgaacaaaaaaaggattaaattgaacacaaattactttttttaggactaaagtgaacagAAAAAACAAATGGGACCATTTTGAATGTTACCAACCAAAATTAGGACAAAAAAGTATTTAACCTCATATATATTAGTCGACTGACCCTTGTGTACgcataagttatttttttgttaaggtttaatcattcacgAAGTCCCTTTTTTCGGGTAGAATTTCAATTtcgtccctttctttttcgttttctcaattgggtcccaatattcaaaaaattgcatcaattaggtcctttccgttaaattatGACTGACGGTGTTAAGTATGTGTGTGACATGGAGACTGAAATCAGTTTCTTATATCCATGTGGCTGACTGAGTGAGGGCACAAATTACGtggataattaattttttaaattgaaaaagagcATAGTTTTAAACAGACAGAAATTTTGGGATTTTACTTAATCAAATTAGGGGAAACTCCACCGAAAATTCATGAATTTATACATTCTTTCTGCAACTCAAAAACACCGATCAAAGGCTTTAATTAACAGTAATTAAACTAAGTTATAATTAAGCAAGAAGGAGAATGAACAGTGAAGATGATAAAGAGAGTGtcgaaattgaaaaaaagaagagagacatgaacaaaaataaaagaagaaaacaaagataatCAAAAACCCCATGAAAGTGaaacatttttgttaaaaagggGGGCGAGCAGTGCCACCCCAATAACCCTTAGCAGGTAATTGAACCAAATTGAGAAGATTTTGCGGAACTCCATGGAAGAGAGAAGAACTGTTAGGATCTCCCACAAGCGATTGTGATTGTTGCTGTGTCCCTGCAATTCTCGGTGACCCTAATCCTCCGGTGCCCGGAACCGGTACCAGAGCTTCCTCTTCCTCTAAGGGTAGTCTCTCATAAGCAACATTACCAAATGAAGCAGCCATGATAACAACAGGATCCGAAGCCACAACCACGCTTCCACCTACTACCTGTCCCTGTCCACCTACAACCATGCTCTCCATGATGTCGCAGCCGTTGGCGATTTCCATAACATGGGATCGGAAAGCGTTGGCACTGTCTCTTGTGATGATAATGGGTGGTTTGGGCTTGTTTTTGGAACCTGGAGGTCTTCCTCTCGACCTTCTCGCCATTTCACTTCCACCTTCATCTTCGGACTCGGGTTCCTGGCCTTCTCTGCCGGCGTGAGGGGCTGTGGAGGAGCCACTTCCAACGCTGGCGTTCTCGTCGCGATCTCGCTTCTGGCCGCAGCCATTGGCAGCTTCATCCTCCATGTTTTGGTGGTTGTGGTGGGGTTGGATTAAACCCTAAATTCCCAAAATGAAACCTCAAATGGTGAAGGAAAACCCCAATCCCAATTTCTGTCTGTTTAAAactatgctttttttttttttaatttaaaaaatcaattatccACATAATTTGTGCCCTTTAGCCACATGGATATAAGAAACTAACTCCAGTCTCCACGTCACACACATACTTAATGCCGTCAGTCACAATTTAACGGAAATGACTtaattgatgtaattttttgaatattaggacccaattgagaaaaaaaaaaaaagggacgaaattgaaatttcatGCCAAAAAAGAGACTTCATgaatgttaataattattttcattttatatataaaaattataaagcaGTGAAATTATTACGTAATGAGTTATgatgaaaattaaattgcattgttgcaattgttattattaaagtaataaattagtaaatttaAGTGATACGATAATAATTtcagttttaaatataataaatggtATTGATATTGTAAACTGATTTTGTATGAGTAACAATGATGACAAAATGAAGATTAAAgtttacttgaaaaaaaaaataaggaaaaaaatgtttgttaagttgagaaattatatatatttaatttttattttattttattttatcttatcttatttaatttattttttttgttttattttatctttttatcttattttattttattctattctactttattttatttatttgatttaaaaaaaacgattaaaaatgaaatggatGATTGAAGTTAAGTTGAAAGAAAGATCAATTTTATGCACACGTTGTCAGCTATTTTCTTTCACCAATCTTCACCCTTTCTTTATTTTGCCAACTGGCTCTCATGCATCAATCTATGCTGCCACTAATTATACACTTTCTACATCTATTCCATATAACTTGTCCCAACACTTCCAATCATATGAAGAATTTCTTTCACATATACAAGAATATCCTCATATATATGATCATCATTCAATTTTGTATGACACTTTCGACCATCAACATGTAACATTGAATATGGAATGACGTTCCAAACCAAGGAACGATTCATTGATGCTCTACACACATTTCACATACAAAATCATTGTACATGCAAAATCACACATTCTAACACAACAATGTTGAGAGTGCACTATGTACATCAACAGTGTCGATGAAACTGTCAGGTCATCTTCTTACATGAGATCAAGTTTGGgaattaagaaaaattgatgGTACCCACACATGTGCCACACAACTCATCACCTAGGATCACAATAGGATGTGATCATGAATCATTCACGTCACATACGTGAGATGGCCGAATCTGACCCATCCATACTAATTGCAACAATAATTGCTTCCATCAAGACCTTTATAGGGTACACTACATCCTACAGAAAGGCTTGGCTGGCTAAATAACATGAAATTGAACATGTGTACGGGAATTTGGAAGAATCGTTGAACAAATTATTGTGGCTACTACAAGTCATGCAAACTATTGTTCCTGCCTTTGTGTACAAATTGAAAACATAACCAATTACTGATGGTCAGGAGGTCTGCCAAAACcaacaatatttcaaaagaCTTGTTTGGACCTTCAAACCTTGTGTTGATGGATTCCATATTTTGAACCGTTGGTACAAGTAGACGAAACATTTTTGTAATGAAGATATAAGGGGACTCTTCTAGTTGTTGTGGCATAAGATAGGAACcccatttctttttctataattgAGGGTGAAACAACAGACACTTGGTTGTTTTATCTAAAAACCTTAGGAAGCATGTCACCCGTCAACAAAAATTTGTGCTTAGTTTTGAATTGCCACAATTCCATTAGTTTAACATCCAACAGACTGACCAGTGAGTGGATCGAAGGACACTGTGTGCATGTCTATTGCATTCGACACATTACACAAAATTTTACCTGAAGACTTAGGGATATAAATTTGAAGAAGAACCTTGTGAACATGGGTAACTACttcatgtttaaaaaatttaatcaattaaatgtcatttttattattctttgttatccgtaatcattaatattttcttatatatatttgcAGCATAGGCAATGACCGAGTCGTGATGTAACTATTACTACAATATTttttgagtattcgcaccactcctggtactcagTACCTCGCCGATATTTTCTTTGAGTATTCATATCACTCCTAGTATAGTACCCTACCCATATTTCCTTGAGTATTcgaaccactcctggtactagaCTAACGTGCCtagattcctcaactcaaaaAAGTTCAgttgtaagtattttaattctcttcataATTGCAATCAAAGATTGCTTACAAGCAATTTAGACTAAATCTCTCTACGAGAGGGTATGAATACAATACAATACAGCCTAAACACTTGCAGGTGTGTCTCTCTGTAATCTTACAAAAGTAAGAGATTTGACGCTTAAGCTTGAGATTAtgcctttctcttttctcttttcttcaacttagatataatattttctttgagctctttttctctcttcttttttataagATAGATATGGCGTTGTAAGCTTTGCGCACTTTTTACCCTCTATTTTATCCTATTGATTTTCTTCGTGagaaatcttttatttataggctCGATGAATATTTGTCTGTTAGACAACGTTTGTAGTTCTTAGCCTTGAtgcttgtattttttttctttcttcttttcacaacaGTCATTGTGTAAGTCAACTTTGTCAGAGCAGACATGTTTTTTCAGtcctttgcttgaagtaggttgtacgaTCATTTTAGACCTTGCTTCAAGAGAAGAACATTCCATGATTTCTTATCTGTAGTAGTGTGGATGCGTGTAGAATAACTTATCTGCAAAATTAGAGTAAACTATGCATGCAGTAGATATGACTTTTCTTatcaattttgttgtttttaacattgacatttaatgtcatttaatgcttgctcagaACGACAAAGTGTCTTTTGATTTCCTACCGTCAGATAGCATTTtgcaattaagtttttttaatttaaggatACTAAACGTATAGATACTTCGTCATAAGATGATGTGTCTGTTTTGCTCGTGGTATCATTTGGATACAAGTAATCGTTTCTTTGTATTTGTACCTTGTAGGTAGATATCGTTTAGCTTTCTTAGGTTTTCTtaagtctttttatttaaatcttttagttGTCTTAGTTGAAGACCTTGTCTCAACCTGTTTTCGTTTTTGAGAGAAGTCAAATACCTAATTCAGGTATCTTAAACATTAAGCGTTTAGCCCAGTTTGTAACACCCCAAATTATATAGCATAAAACTACATATAAAAGTTATCACAAACATGATACTATAGAACAGTTAAGAAAgtgaggaaaataaaataagttttaaaatcatcccaaaataattataaaattttacttacaACTAGTTATAATAAAACTATCTACAAGATCTAAATCCTGTCAGCTAAGCATCTGTGGCATCACCCTCCAAAACTTGCTCCACCGAAGTCTCATccccctctgctcacacccacaggATGATCATAGCAAAAAGAAGAAAGCCAAGGACAACATACAAACAACATAGatagaagggtaagctagttATAAAAGAATCATaccttaatataatataaaaccaCATTTCAATCTTACATATGAAATAACTAACTCCAAACATCCTAAACATGTTATGACTTAAACTTGactgtccggacttagaatgattacCGAGTAATGGCAGGTTATGCatttgtggtggcctctactactttgcaaagtcattgccaatgggtttcaccctaatacactcacaaggttagtttgtttcgggccttgaggcatactggaagccctcaagactaagacctcctactacttctcacgacatggatcaatcctctctacttaAGACTGAAATATCATTGGAttttcaggataacccccaagactaagcttTTGCATTCATTCTAAATAAACTTGAACctcaccaagagattccacATGAAAACTTACTATACCACTTTGAAATCACACTTTATTTCCATTTAAATCACAACTTATCTCTTTGATACATATATAACTCAGTACATTCTCATACATAAACCAGGATAACTCATCACGtcattcaaatcaaacaagaaCAAATAAGAAAAGGGTAAACTAAAACCTAGACCAATCGCTCAACGCACACACTCGCTGAGCGACCATAGACTACTTTCGCATAGCGACCCAGCTCGCTATATGAATCCACAGACAGTGACCCTTACCTCCAAACCACTCACTCAAGGACTCAACTCGCTAAGCGAATTAAAATATCAGAGGTATCAAACCCCAACCTCTCGGTTAGTGCCCCAACTCGTTATGTGAAAGTCCAAATAGTGGTCCAGACCCCCAATTCACTCGCTGAGCTCCCAAACCTCAACCACTCACTCAACGCACCTTCTCGCTATGTGAATCCTCAAACAGAAGCTCAACCTCTACAACCACTCGCTGAGCGACTCCCTTCGCTTAGCGAGTTTGCATAATCTGTAGCACAAAATCTGTAGAATTACACAACATACACCAAGTTTACTAATTCCAACTATTTTTCTCAACTTCTAACTTTCCTAGATTGTGTTATACACCAAATTAGACTTAAACAAGTGTTTCTAAACCTTACTAACATCATTCTAAAGTGTTTCCTAACCCCATTCCcctaaaaaatatacaaaacctCAACTTATGAACCAAATTTGTAATTTACCACTTTTGGCACAGTTTTAACCACTTTAAGGACTCAAGcaagtcacatttgacttacCAAAGTTGCCCCAACAGACCAATTGAGCCTCTAATTACCAATTCTCATTTTCATTACTCTACTTCTTCAAAACTCACTCTAAATAATGACCATGTGACTCTATTCATAACTAATCAACATTTTTACAGTTTCCTATCAATTCATACAACTAATAACAAATCAAACATCATCCAATTTGGTTTACTTTCACAGTTCATCAATTAACACTCAAAAACATACAAATTGCATACAACATATATaccttaaaaatagaaatttaattcaACCAGCTCATTACTCAAATATTCACCCAACATACacaataaattctaaattaaagaaactttagcttcccttacctctatcCAACTCGCAAAGCTCTAGAAATTACTCCGACCGATGCTTGCATCGCAAGGAAACTCTAGAAAAACCTACAACTCACCGATTGGTGATAGGAAACCAACTTTAAGACCTAAATGAAGTCAAAAATTGAAGGGAAAAACTACTTGATACATGCAAACAGAATCCATTGCATGATCAAGAGTAAAGAACTCGCTAAGAAAAAGGGAAACGAACTTACCGGCTCGAATTAAGAAATTGATCTGTAGGAATCGTTGCCCTCGACGTCAAGATCGCCTAGACACTTCCTGATAATCGAACAGATGATCCAAGAGTGAGAAAAACTAGAGAGAAGTTAGAGAAAACGAAGAGGAGAAAGTTTAGATAATGAGGCGagctt
This DNA window, taken from Vigna radiata var. radiata cultivar VC1973A chromosome 5, Vradiata_ver6, whole genome shotgun sequence, encodes the following:
- the LOC106760239 gene encoding AT-hook motif nuclear-localized protein 22-like; translated protein: MEDEAANGCGQKRDRDENASVGSGSSTAPHAGREGQEPESEDEGGSEMARRSRGRPPGSKNKPKPPIIITRDSANAFRSHVMEIANGCDIMESMVVGGQGQVVGGSVVVASDPVVIMAASFGNVAYERLPLEEEEALVPVPGTGGLGSPRIAGTQQQSQSLVGDPNSSSLFHGVPQNLLNLVQLPAKGYWGGTARPPF